ATCTCTATAACTCGGATCGCTCCTTATGATATACCAATCAGAATCAGAAATATAAAAGATTATTTCACAATTCCAGTCTTTTAGCTTTTCTAGAAGCAATATCAAATAATGCCCATCTCGATTGCTTCTTTCACAAATTTCTTCTGAGAAAGTATTTGGAGGAATTAATACTACTGCCATCTATTTTACCTGTGTTCTAAAGTCTATCATTTTCTTCACAATATCTTCCATCCCGTCAGAAAAACCTTTGGGCCTATTTTTGATAAACCCAAACTTATCCCATCTTATAAGATCGATAAATGATCCCGTTTCTCCCTTTTTTACCCAATACATTTTGACAATACTATTACTTGTACTTATCAAGGATTCATATATCAAATAGTTAATTATATATTCACTGTGAGTTTCCACAATTATTTGTTTACCCAATCTAGCCATCTCATAAAAGAATTTTGCAAATTGAACTTGGGCTTTTGGATGTAAATGAATCTCTGGCTCATCAATAATGCATAGCTGAGAATCTGAAAATAAGATATTAAGTATGATTGGTAATGCTTGACTAACTCCATATCCTACCATATTTATCGAATACTTTTTTCCATCCTGCAAGATCATTAATGAAGAAATAACACCTTCTAGCTTTGAATCCTGTTCAATACCGTCTATACCAAGTATTTCCTTGGTCCAATAATTAAGTGCCACCAAAGAATCTCCAAAAATTTTTTTATTATTCTTTTGAAATCTATATGGGATTTTCCTGTTTGTATTAATCGCACTGAGTAATTCGCCATTAACACCACCATCTTCACCCTCTGCAACATCATAGTATCTTTGAGGAATCCCTCTATAAGGAGGAACATAGTTTAATTCTAAAAATTCAGTTCTCAATCCCATCCCCGAGACATACAATGACGCCTCTTGTTTTTCTAGTTTTAGGAATTGTTCTTCAAGATGTTTAGTAAAATGCAGATTATTTATCTTGCTTCGCAAAGATGGTTCAATGCAATTTATTACTTGCTGAAAATCTACGTTAAAAAATCTTAGCTGATTTCTTGAAAATACTGTCCCATAAACCGAGTCAAAGCATACAATACTTGAATAAAACTGTTGTTGGGCATCTTCAACAATCTTTTCTGTTTGTAAATATTTACCGATTATGCTATCCATTTCATAATCAACAAACCTTAGACAATTTTCTGCATCAACTTTAATCTTTTTACTTTCCAAATCAAATTTAAGTCGATAAAAGTAAGGATCTTCTTCGCTAAAATTTTCTACCGCCACTTCAGTTAAAATAATGTGATTTTCGATAACTTGATAACTATAATAAACATGCATTTTATCAAAATCTAATTGCAATTTCATTGGCCGGCTTAAATCATTGATAATATCCTCAATTGTTCCCAATTTTAATTTATTCCCATATGTACAGAATATTGGTAATTTTGATTTTTCTGTTATTTGAACATCTTGTAAGGATTGTGACAGTGCAATCAAAGCTTGATATGCAGAACTCTTTCCAGAACTGTTTAACCCAGAGAGAAGCGTCAACTCCGAGAAATCAATTATAGTCTCTTGATTAAAACCTTTGAAGTTATCGATTGTTAATGTCCTAACCATAGTAAATCCTCCTAGGAAAAATAGAATTTGGGTAGATAATTAAGTATGCTTACTCCACCCTCACCCCATCATCAGTCTTGCAGAAATGGACGGAGAAGATGTCCTTGTATTGGGGGAACTGCTGTAAGTATTCTCTGGTAACCTGTTCCTCTATCTCTTTCTTGTACGCTGGATCAATGAGAGCCATGCAACACCCTTTAAAGCCTGCACCACTAAACCTGCAGCCGTAGATACCAGGAACATGCTCAGAAATCTCATAGATGGCCTTCAGCTCGGGAGACCCTGTCTCCCAGGCATGGATGGAACTGTATCCGGAAGCGAATACCAGCTTACCGAAAGTCTCCAAATCCCCTTCCTTCCAAGCCTCAATGCCCTTTTCCACGCGATCCATCTCCGTGAAGTAGTGCTGGGCACGCTTTGCAAAGACCTCTGGAAGTTGGTCCCTGAACTCAGCATAAACAGTAGCAGGAACATCCCTAAGCCTTGTATCCTTGTAGAGGCCATACTCAATCCCAGCAAACGCTTTCAGGCTGTATGCAGCGCTTTTTGCCTCATCCACCCGTGTGTTGTAGCCACTTCCGAGTACCCGGGAAACACCCGAGTAGAAAATGGCAATCTCAAACTTGGGGAGTGAAGGAGAAGAAGGAATCAGGGAGAAGGAATCGTCACGGGTATCGAGAGCCAAGAGATGTTGCTTTTTGCACAGCACCTCACACGATTGGTCGAGCTTCCCTACATTGATCCCTACATACCCATTCTCAGCAAACAACGCTGTCTTGATCAGCTCAGAGGCAGAGAGTTCAATACCGTTGGCAAGGCAAAGAGCATTAAGGTAACACAATACCACTGCAGCAGAGGAAGAGAGCCCCCCGATGGGAAGTGTCCCCTTGATCACTCCCTTGATACCATTCTTCAACTCATAATTCTGGGAAAGTGCATATGCAGCACCCTTGGCGTAATCACCCCAGTTTCCCTGCCTCTCCCCAATATCCTGCAAATCAAAAGAGACGTGCTCGGGAAAGTTCATACTGTCAATATTTACCGCGCCATCAGTGGAAACAAGAAAGCGAAGGTATACGCCCTTATCCAAGGCGAAGCCGGTAATAATGCCATACTGATGGTCAATATGAGCACCCAGTGGGCATACCCTGTAGGGAGCATAGGCTGTGTGAATATCTTTCTTCTCTGCCCAAGGGTACAAAGAGGTGAACTGTTTTTCTAAGGAATGTGGCATGGTAATCTGTTTCCCCTTATGAATATCTCTCGTAGTGTAACCCACTTTTAAAGCTCATGGTACAAATTTATTGCAAAAAGCAGGATGCCCGCTAGGCGTAGCGAGCTACTATTTCTTCGGGCCCTCATATTCCGTTTTCACTTGCTCATAATCATCAAGGTTCCCAATATCCCACCTTTTGCCCGGCATAGGGTATGCATAGACTGAAGTCTGATTGCACAGCCAGGAAATGAAAGAACCCGGGGCATCAGTGTTACAACCAGCAGCAATTGCCTGCTTGATCTTGGGGATATCTTCCTTCTTGTAGACATAGAAAGGGGGTACTGCCCAGTTACTTTTCGGCTCCTTGGGCTTCTCCTCCATCAGAATGACCTTGTCTGAGTCATCGATGGTGGCCACCCCGGTTCTCTGCAGCCGGGGAATGGAAGGTTCATAATGACGCATGATACACGTGCCTTGCTTCTCCCTGAAGAAAGAAACAAAACCCGA
This sequence is a window from uncultured Sphaerochaeta sp.. Protein-coding genes within it:
- a CDS encoding nucleotidyltransferase family protein, which gives rise to MHCLILCAGYATRLYPLTENFPKPLLPVQGKSVLDWILSDVDTIPGIDQYVVISNHKFYDHFVSWKESSALSHPITILDDGSTSNENRLGAVKDILFAIDQLDLKEDLLVLAGDNLLDFSFSGFVSFFREKQGTCIMRHYEPSIPRLQRTGVATIDDSDKVILMEEKPKEPKSNWAVPPFYVYKKEDIPKIKQAIAAGCNTDAPGSFISWLCNQTSVYAYPMPGKRWDIGNLDDYEQVKTEYEGPKK
- a CDS encoding AAA family ATPase; this translates as MVRTLTIDNFKGFNQETIIDFSELTLLSGLNSSGKSSAYQALIALSQSLQDVQITEKSKLPIFCTYGNKLKLGTIEDIINDLSRPMKLQLDFDKMHVYYSYQVIENHIILTEVAVENFSEEDPYFYRLKFDLESKKIKVDAENCLRFVDYEMDSIIGKYLQTEKIVEDAQQQFYSSIVCFDSVYGTVFSRNQLRFFNVDFQQVINCIEPSLRSKINNLHFTKHLEEQFLKLEKQEASLYVSGMGLRTEFLELNYVPPYRGIPQRYYDVAEGEDGGVNGELLSAINTNRKIPYRFQKNNKKIFGDSLVALNYWTKEILGIDGIEQDSKLEGVISSLMILQDGKKYSINMVGYGVSQALPIILNILFSDSQLCIIDEPEIHLHPKAQVQFAKFFYEMARLGKQIIVETHSEYIINYLIYESLISTSNSIVKMYWVKKGETGSFIDLIRWDKFGFIKNRPKGFSDGMEDIVKKMIDFRTQVK
- a CDS encoding galactokinase family protein — its product is MPHSLEKQFTSLYPWAEKKDIHTAYAPYRVCPLGAHIDHQYGIITGFALDKGVYLRFLVSTDGAVNIDSMNFPEHVSFDLQDIGERQGNWGDYAKGAAYALSQNYELKNGIKGVIKGTLPIGGLSSSAAVVLCYLNALCLANGIELSASELIKTALFAENGYVGINVGKLDQSCEVLCKKQHLLALDTRDDSFSLIPSSPSLPKFEIAIFYSGVSRVLGSGYNTRVDEAKSAAYSLKAFAGIEYGLYKDTRLRDVPATVYAEFRDQLPEVFAKRAQHYFTEMDRVEKGIEAWKEGDLETFGKLVFASGYSSIHAWETGSPELKAIYEISEHVPGIYGCRFSGAGFKGCCMALIDPAYKKEIEEQVTREYLQQFPQYKDIFSVHFCKTDDGVRVE